In Sphaerisporangium krabiense, the DNA window ACCGCGCCACCCCCTGCCCACCGTTGCCATCCGACGTGCGCCACACGGTCTTCCGCGTCGTACAGGAAGCACTCACCAACGCCGCCCGCCACTCCGACGCCGGCCACGTGGAGGTACGGGTACGGTGCGACCACACGGCGGTGACGCTCTCGATCACCGATGACGGTCATCCCCGCGCCGGGGCCGAAGGCCGAGGCATCAGAGGCATGCGCGAACGCGTACACCAACACGGCGGCACACTGACAGCAGGCCCGAAAGAGGGCCACGGCTGGCGGGTAGAAGCCATCGTGCCGATCGCTCCTGGCCCTCAGACATCCCCCGAAGGCGAACCCTCTCCGGCATGGCGTACGACCCCACATGAAGCACCGAGCCCACAGACAGCCCGACGGCGACGGTCACGGCGTTGACCACACGCCGAAGCCACCGATCCCTGAGAGGAGAACGGCAGCATGACCATCCGCGCGGTGACCACCGACGATCAGCCAGCCGTACGGGACACGTTACGCGCGACGCTAGAAGGCCGACCCACATCGTAGTGATCGCTGAGAGAGGGACGGCGGCATGACCATTCACGTGGTGATCGCTGACGACCAAGCCTCCGAACGGCAGGCATTGCGCGTGACGCTGGACGGGTGGCCAGACGTCAAGGTGATCGGTGAGGGAGGGATGGCGGTGTGAGCATTCGGGTGGTGATCGCTGATGATCAGCCCGCCGTGCGGGAGGCGTTGCGGGTGACGTTGGGGGGTGAAGCCGATATCGAGGTGGTCGGGGAGGCGGGGGATGGCGGGGAGGCCGTGCATCAGGTGATGTGGCGGCGGCCGGATGTGGTGGTGATGGATCTGCGCATGCCGTATGTCGACGGGATCTCCGCGATTCGGCAGCTCGCGGCCATGGATACTCCGCCAAGGATGCTCGCGTTGACGACGTTCGACACCGATGAGTATCTCTTCGGGGCTCTCCAGTCGGGGGCTTCAGGGTTTCTGCTCAAGGACAGCGACCCGGAACTGCTGCTGGAGGCGGTGCGGGCGCTGCACCGGGGACACGGGCTGGTGGATCCCCAGGTCACCACCCGGTTGATCGACCGCTTCGCCAGACTGTCGCCCGCGTCCGCCGGCGACGCGCGCCAGCGGCTCACCACGCGTGAGCTTGAGGTGCTCCGGCACCTGGCGCGCGGGCTGAGCAACGCGCAGATAGCCGAGGTCCTGACCATCGAGGAAGGCACGGTCAAGACCCACGTCGCGAACCTCCTCCGCAAACTCAGCCTGCCCACCCGCGTACGCGCCGTCATCTACGCCTACGAACACGGCCTGGCCCCCCACCATTCAGACCCCTGACCTGACCCGCCCCCCGACCATTCCTCTCCTCTCAGTCGCCTCCCTGCCGGACGGGCAACCGGGAGATCCTCACCCACCGAGGCCGGACGAGCAACCGGGAGATCCTGGCCCGCCGAGGCCGGACGGGCAATCTGGAGGTTCTGGCCCCGCCGAGGCTGGACGGGCAATCTGGAGGTTCTGGCTCGTCGGGTGTCGGTGTGTTGGTGGTGATCACTTGGGTTGTGAGGGGTGGGGCGGTATCGGGGGGCCCGGGGGTGTCATACGACGGCGACGGCGTCGACTTCGACGAGGAAGCCTGGGCCCAGGCCGGCTACCACGTGGACCGTGATGGCCGGGGGCGGGTCGGCTCGGTTCCATACCTCCTGGAAGGCGGCTACGCCCTCGTCGAAGGTGTGGCCCTGCACGACGGCGATGCGCCAGTGGACGATGTTGGCCAGGGTCCCGCCCTCGCTGTCCAGGATGGTCGCGAGGTTGCGGAACACCTGCCGGGCCTGCTCCCCGACCGTGGGGCCGACGACCTTGCCGTCGGGGCCGACGCCGTTCTGTCCGCCGATGTAGATGGTCTTGGCCGGTTGTTCGACCACGACGGCCTGACTGAAGGCCGGGCTGCGGTGCATCCCGGGAGGGTTGATGTGCCGGACACCCATGTATGACTCTCCTCTGACGAAGACACCGGCACCACCGGTGTCACCGCTGACAAAGACACCGATACGGCCGATGTCACCTTGACAAGTACGCCGATACGACCGACGTCACTGCCGACAAGTACACCGAGACGACCGGTGTCACTGCCGACGAGGACACCGAGACGACCGGTATCGCTCCCGACGAGGACACCAATACGGCCGGCGTTCCCCCATGAGGACACCGATACGGCTGGCTTCCCCCTATGAGGACACCAGTAATACAGGTGTCATCGTGACACCAGTTATAGTGGTGTCATGCGCGCGAAAGCAACCGGACGGACGCTGCACGATCCCAAGGGAGGGTCGTTCTGGTTCGATGCCGGCGCTGCCTGTCTGGACTTCGCCCACAGTGGCGGCGAGGGGCCCTACGCGGTGTTCGAGACCCTCCATGAGCCTGCCGACCTGAGCGAATGGCTGGCTCAGCCGCCGATCGCCGCGGTCATGACCGTCCCTGTGACGGCTCGCGAGCTGTCCGCGGCCAAGGTCCTCCGGCAGGCCATCTGGGTCGCGGCGCACGCCCGGGCGGCACATCGCCCCCTCCCCGCCGAAGCGATCGCCGCCATCAACCGGGCCGCGTCCGCGGCGCCATTGGCACCCCAGCTCGCCGACGACGGCGCCACCGCAAGATGGGCGCCGCCGGTGCGGGCCACGCACGCGCTGTCGACGCTGGCGCGCGAGATGATCGAACTCCTGTCCGGACCGCTCTCCGGCCGCATCCGTGAATGCGCGAGCGACAACTGCCCCTTGGTCTTCGTCGACACGTCCCGCCCCGGCGCCCGCCGCTGGTGCGCGATGGAACGCTGCGGCAACCGCCACAAACTCCGAGCCCTCCGCGCTCGCCGCGCCACCGACCCCTGACGCGGCCGCAAGCGCGGCGTCCCGTCCCTTCGATACGTGCAGCCCCACCCGCTACGGGGCGATGAGCGGTTCAGCCTGGTACACCCGGCGCAGGCCCACCTCACAGGTTTTCCAGGCTTCAAGGTGACGAAGGCGCGTTCGCCGACCGCGCGCAAGCGCGTGTGGGCGCGATCGACCTCCTGCTGCGTCCCTGACAGGCTGGGGCGATGCCGGTACCGCTTGGACGGCGCGCGGATCGTTTCACCTGCACCCTGCCAGCCCTCGTCGGCGAAGACGACCGCGTGGTCGCACGTGATAAACCCGGTGACGTCGGCGGTCATCCCCACGAGAATGGCCGACGTGGAGGAGGTCGAGGTCGTCGTCGCCCATCGGGAGCGTGCGACCCTGCGCATCGGTGACGTGTTCCTGAAGGTCGACGCGGATCAGACGCGCACCGATGTCGAGGTCGAGGCGATGGCCTTGGCGCCGATCCCGACTCCGGAGGTTCTGTGGCGGAATCCGCCCGTGCTCGCGCTGGCCGCCCTCCCAGGGACGGCACTCGGCCGCCTCGGCGAGCCGTCGACCGCGTCGCCGACGGCGTGGGCCGCGGCGGGTGCCGCCGCACGGATGCTGCACGATGCGCCACTGCCGCCATGGCCCGGTCGAAGCCTCGACGAGGTCGCGTCGCGCCTCGACGACGAATGCGAGTGGCTCGTCACGAACGGCGTCCTTCCCACCGACCTGGTCACACGCAACCGCCGGGTCGCCGAGGCCGCGCTCCGGCCGTGGACGCCGGTATTCACCCACGGCGACCTGCAGATCACCCATGTGTTCATCGACGGGGACAAGATCACCGGTGTTATCGACTGGTCCGAGGCGAGCCAGGGCGATGCCCTGTACGACCTCGCCATCCTGACGCTCGGACACGAGGAGCACCTTGGCGACGTCGTGGCCGGCTACGGCGCCGACGTCGATCTCGACGTGATCCGCGCGTGGTGGTCGCTCCGAAGCCTGCTGGTGGTTCGCTGGCTCGTCGAGCACGGCTTCGACCCGTTCGCGCCGGGCTGTGAGATCGACGTGCTGAGATCCCGGCTGTGACGCTGCACGAGCCCGAGGGCCACGAGCACCGTTCTGCCGCATCGAGCGGGCCATCTCCTGAAGCGTGACCTCCGCGCCCCCGGCCACCGGCCCGGCCACTGGCTGCGCCCGGACCGGCTAACGCGCCCACGAGGAACGAACTCAGGGACGGGCGAGGTTCCTTGACTTGAGGTTCGCGAGGAAAGCGGACCAGGCTTCGATGCCGACGCTCAGCGCGGGGCCGTCAAGGTACTTGCTGTCGCGTATCGCGACGGCCTTGGGTAACGAGGCCACTTCTACACAGGCTCCACCATTGCCACTGCTGTAGGAAGACTTACGCCACACCACTCTGTTCACTTCCATGTCTCTGCCACCTTTGCCATCAGTTCCATTGATTGCTTCGCGGGCAGCGCTTCGGCGCGCAGCGACTCCCACAGGCATTTCAAAGCCGCCACGTCGGGAGCACGGTCGACGACATCGCCGCTCAGCGCATTGTCCACGTAGACGACCTCGATTCCGTCGAATGTGGTGACGACGAGGGGTCCGG includes these proteins:
- a CDS encoding response regulator transcription factor, with the protein product MTIHVVIADDQASERQALRVTLDGWPDVKVIGEGGMAV
- a CDS encoding DUF397 domain-containing protein; the encoded protein is MEVNRVVWRKSSYSSGNGGACVEVASLPKAVAIRDSKYLDGPALSVGIEAWSAFLANLKSRNLARP
- a CDS encoding response regulator, encoding MSIRVVIADDQPAVREALRVTLGGEADIEVVGEAGDGGEAVHQVMWRRPDVVVMDLRMPYVDGISAIRQLAAMDTPPRMLALTTFDTDEYLFGALQSGASGFLLKDSDPELLLEAVRALHRGHGLVDPQVTTRLIDRFARLSPASAGDARQRLTTRELEVLRHLARGLSNAQIAEVLTIEEGTVKTHVANLLRKLSLPTRVRAVIYAYEHGLAPHHSDP
- a CDS encoding phosphotransferase family protein; translation: MADVEEVEVVVAHRERATLRIGDVFLKVDADQTRTDVEVEAMALAPIPTPEVLWRNPPVLALAALPGTALGRLGEPSTASPTAWAAAGAAARMLHDAPLPPWPGRSLDEVASRLDDECEWLVTNGVLPTDLVTRNRRVAEAALRPWTPVFTHGDLQITHVFIDGDKITGVIDWSEASQGDALYDLAILTLGHEEHLGDVVAGYGADVDLDVIRAWWSLRSLLVVRWLVEHGFDPFAPGCEIDVLRSRL
- a CDS encoding RidA family protein; its protein translation is MGVRHINPPGMHRSPAFSQAVVVEQPAKTIYIGGQNGVGPDGKVVGPTVGEQARQVFRNLATILDSEGGTLANIVHWRIAVVQGHTFDEGVAAFQEVWNRADPPPAITVHVVAGLGPGFLVEVDAVAVV
- a CDS encoding CGNR zinc finger domain-containing protein gives rise to the protein MRAKATGRTLHDPKGGSFWFDAGAACLDFAHSGGEGPYAVFETLHEPADLSEWLAQPPIAAVMTVPVTARELSAAKVLRQAIWVAAHARAAHRPLPAEAIAAINRAASAAPLAPQLADDGATARWAPPVRATHALSTLAREMIELLSGPLSGRIRECASDNCPLVFVDTSRPGARRWCAMERCGNRHKLRALRARRATDP